TTATTTCTATTAACACGTCTTTGAAACATATAAATAGTTTCCTAGCACTTATTCATTTGTTCTTAGAACGTCATTATGACTGGTGTGACTacactgctgctcttttcaACTGCAGGTGCTTTTTAATCGATAGATCAtcctgctgcttgtgttgttgttgtccccTTTTTAGAGTTTCTGCTGAATTTAAAAGGGAGTTAAAATCACCAGGGGCAACAATTAAAAAGAAGCTACTTAACTGCTGAAGAACTGAGAGCAATTCTCTGGTTATTTCTTCAAATCTAGTCTGGTGGTTGATCAGCTCCCCCTACTGCTCACGCTGCCATCACTCCCcactgacatactgtatatcatcTATCACTGACTGATCACTGTGAATATAAGATTCTGCACTTAACCATATCACACAAACCATAGATCTACACTGCTGTATAATCGATGTAGAAGTGAAAcaaatgtgtcagtgtttttacaATATTCCTGTGACCACAGAACTAACATGGTGAAGGAATGAAGGCCAAACATACCCATCCTCCATGTTCGCGAATCCAGCCCAGTAGATTGTTTCGGAAAAAATCCACAGTCCACATCAGGATCTCCCTCACTGACTGAGGGAGATGAGCCTCCACCATctaatggacacacacacacacacacacacacacacacacacacacacacacacacacacacacacacacacacacacacacacacacacacacacacacacacacacacacacacacacacacacacacacacacacacacacacacacacacacacacacacacacacacacacacacacacacacacacacacacaagatttaTGCACAAAGTGAAGCTGCTGCTAGCCTCAGGATTTCATTCCCATTACACTGCTGGATCAGTCAAACTGCAGCTTACATTCATGTCTGTCCAGATTCTCATATATGTAGTGAAGACATTGAAGGAATTTAGTGAATTGTATTCACTAAGTGTATTTTTTGGTGTGATGAaagtttttcaaatattttccaACACGCAAGCACATggttatcacacacacagcaggtgtcGATCTACAGAACAGGCTAGACTTCCAGGAGATCACAGCTGAGGTTCACCATAAAGCAAAAAGAAGCTAACCCACCCTGACAGCCAGCTTGCCGGCAACATAGAAGAGTACAGCGATCCTCTCCCAGGTGATGCCATGTTGAAACACTTTCTCTGCCACTTCCTTAAATCTGTCCCACTTGGAGCCGGAGAAACAAGCCACACCGTCTATCGCactgaaacagagacacaggagaGGGTGGGGGGCAGTTTAAGCTGAGGAGAGTCAAGAGCAGTAACAGCACATACAGCCAGGTGGCGCCGTTCATGTCTTCTGTATTCTAACAGGAGCTCTGAGGTGAAGAGGTGGAAAGACTCACTCCTGGAACTCCTTGTCGTCTCGGACTCTGTCGCCGATGATGCGGATCATTTTGCCCAGCTGGGTCACCATCTTCTGCTCCTGCACCGTTTTCACTTTTACAGCCACCGGGGTGAGGGGTGGGAC
This genomic window from Pempheris klunzingeri isolate RE-2024b chromosome 17, fPemKlu1.hap1, whole genome shotgun sequence contains:
- the LOC139216688 gene encoding apoptosis regulator BAX-like → MACEGNGMSDERIGEALIKEVIEEELREVSSEDVPPLTPVAVKVKTVQEQKMVTQLGKMIRIIGDRVRDDKEFQDAIDGVACFSGSKWDRFKEVAEKVFQHGITWERIAVLFYVAGKLAVRMVEAHLPQSVREILMWTVDFFRNNLLGWIREHGGWINSFSELAVASMQNMSSMASHSYTLAIIFIAGLTLGSFITWRLTKQP